One window from the genome of Mucilaginibacter ginsenosidivorans encodes:
- a CDS encoding MBL fold metallo-hydrolase: MSLFIASLNSGSNGNCYYIGNDKEAILIDAGISCRETERRMQRLGLSMQKVKAIFVSHEHSDHINGIAVLSRKYRLPVYITPATLQSSGLSLERELVFSFKAYEPVTIGSITISAFPKFHDAAHAHSFNITCSQVTVGVFTDIGMACKHLTEHFAKCHAAFLEANYDEDMLERGRYPYHLKRRIRGGLGHLSNTQALEVFLTHRPAFMSHLFLAHLSKDNNDPNLVHELFSRHAGETEIIVASRFVETAVYHISGSFAPTEKPVNIIAERTQVQFSLF; this comes from the coding sequence ATGTCGCTTTTCATCGCATCGCTAAATTCGGGCAGCAACGGCAACTGCTATTACATCGGTAACGATAAGGAAGCCATCCTGATCGATGCCGGGATATCCTGCCGCGAGACGGAAAGGCGCATGCAAAGGCTCGGCCTGTCCATGCAAAAGGTGAAGGCGATCTTTGTATCGCACGAGCATTCGGACCATATTAACGGTATTGCCGTCCTTTCCCGGAAATACAGGCTGCCGGTGTATATTACCCCGGCAACATTGCAAAGCAGCGGCCTGAGCCTTGAACGCGAATTAGTATTTTCTTTCAAGGCTTATGAGCCTGTTACCATAGGCAGTATCACTATTTCGGCATTCCCCAAGTTTCATGATGCGGCCCATGCACACAGTTTCAACATCACCTGTAGTCAGGTTACCGTTGGTGTGTTTACCGATATTGGCATGGCCTGCAAACATCTGACAGAGCATTTTGCCAAATGTCATGCGGCGTTCCTGGAAGCTAATTATGACGAGGATATGCTGGAAAGGGGACGTTACCCTTATCACTTAAAACGCCGTATCCGCGGCGGACTGGGGCATTTATCCAACACCCAGGCGCTGGAGGTTTTTCTTACCCATCGGCCGGCGTTCATGAGCCACTTGTTTTTGGCGCACTTATCAAAGGACAATAACGACCCCAACCTGGTGCATGAGCTTTTCAGCCGCCATGCGGGCGAAACAGAAATTATTGTAGCCTCAAGGTTTGTGGAAACGGCGGTTTATCATATCAGCGGTTCATTTGCCCCAACTGAGAAGCCGGTGAATATCATAGCTGAAAGAACGCAGGTGCAGTTTAGTTTGTTTTGA
- a CDS encoding YceH family protein: MDSTQKPPQLDDAELRVLGSMMEKSRTTPDYYPMTINSLVAACNQKTSRNPVVQYDNETVINAVNTLKRRGLVSTATGGTDRVVKYKHNFAIVYPLIPSELAIICLLILRGPQTPGELNTNSGRLYEFESIEDVQVILDKLASGDDPFIKQLDRRPGQKEARYIHLLGGTANWSEESYSDNTPSRSPGELEARITKLETDLAELKEAFDKLMKELM; this comes from the coding sequence ATGGATTCAACACAAAAACCGCCGCAACTGGACGATGCCGAACTGCGCGTACTTGGTTCGATGATGGAAAAAAGTCGTACCACCCCCGATTATTATCCCATGACGATCAATAGCCTGGTAGCTGCCTGCAACCAAAAAACATCGCGCAACCCGGTGGTGCAATACGACAACGAAACCGTAATCAATGCAGTGAATACCCTGAAGCGGCGCGGCCTTGTGTCCACCGCTACCGGCGGGACCGACAGGGTGGTTAAGTATAAACATAATTTTGCCATCGTCTATCCGCTTATCCCGTCCGAATTAGCCATAATTTGCCTGCTTATATTGCGCGGGCCCCAAACCCCCGGCGAGTTGAACACCAACTCAGGGCGCTTATATGAGTTTGAATCGATAGAAGATGTGCAGGTGATCTTGGACAAGTTAGCCTCGGGCGATGACCCATTCATCAAACAGCTCGATCGCCGCCCTGGCCAAAAAGAAGCGAGGTACATCCACCTGCTTGGCGGCACGGCAAACTGGAGCGAAGAAAGCTATTCTGACAACACCCCGTCACGCTCACCAGGCGAACTGGAGGCGCGGATTACTAAACTCGAAACCGACCTGGCTGAATTAAAAGAAGCTTTTGATAAATTAATGAAGGAGTTAATGTAG
- a CDS encoding LysR family transcriptional regulator, producing MDIQQIKNFLVLCETLNYRKAAGQINIVQPALSRQIQLLENEMGATLFNRSKRTVTLTEAGLFFQKEADRILQDLNKTIARAAQINNGEAGEIRITHASSAMNSVVPPFLVRMKQRWPNLKTIAQETSNFEQIEMVLARNADMGVAPNIMLPPEMRSKVLYRENYVLILPGNHPLAKEKITDLSVLKDETFILPQVSTGVGYVEAILQICQDFGFKPNVAHESAHAMGVLRLVEAGLGISIEPVSSVSGAAMNIKLIELKSLPQKASMVLFWLRERDAELSRFIEMF from the coding sequence ATGGATATTCAGCAGATCAAAAATTTCCTGGTTTTATGCGAGACGCTCAACTACCGCAAGGCCGCCGGGCAGATCAATATTGTGCAGCCGGCATTAAGCAGGCAAATACAACTGCTGGAAAATGAGATGGGCGCAACACTGTTTAATCGCAGCAAACGAACGGTTACCTTAACCGAGGCCGGCCTTTTTTTTCAGAAGGAGGCGGACAGGATATTGCAGGATCTGAACAAAACCATTGCCCGGGCCGCTCAAATAAACAATGGCGAAGCCGGCGAAATTAGGATAACCCATGCCAGTTCGGCAATGAACAGTGTGGTACCGCCCTTCCTGGTCCGGATGAAGCAAAGGTGGCCCAACCTGAAAACCATCGCGCAGGAAACATCAAACTTTGAGCAAATAGAAATGGTGCTGGCCCGCAATGCGGATATGGGAGTGGCTCCTAATATTATGCTACCGCCGGAAATGCGGTCGAAGGTATTGTACAGGGAAAACTATGTACTGATATTACCCGGCAACCATCCGTTGGCTAAAGAGAAAATTACCGACCTGTCGGTGCTGAAAGACGAGACCTTTATATTGCCGCAGGTTTCTACGGGTGTCGGTTATGTCGAGGCGATATTGCAGATATGCCAGGACTTCGGCTTTAAGCCCAATGTTGCGCACGAGTCGGCACACGCAATGGGTGTGCTGCGGCTGGTGGAAGCAGGCCTGGGCATTTCCATTGAGCCGGTATCGTCGGTAAGCGGCGCAGCAATGAATATTAAACTCATTGAATTAAAAAGCCTGCCTCAAAAAGCATCGATGGTACTTTTCTGGCTGCGCGAACGCGACGCGGAATTAAGCAGGTTTATTGAAATGTTTTGA
- a CDS encoding cysteine hydrolase family protein: protein MSMVKADRPALILVDIQKGFEDIAYWGGQRNNPDAESRAHELLTIWRDNGLPIFHVQHCSTTLISPLHETNAGNQFNELVAPIDGEPVIKKNVNSAFIGTDLQAQLDKAGITTLVIVGLTTDHCISTTTRMAGNLGYKTFLVTDATATFNKKGIDGQNYSAELIHETALASLNNEFATVVTTDIIKQNIL from the coding sequence ATGAGTATGGTGAAAGCGGACAGGCCGGCGTTGATCCTGGTCGACATTCAGAAAGGATTCGAGGACATTGCCTATTGGGGCGGGCAGAGAAATAATCCTGATGCTGAATCACGGGCACATGAACTGCTGACAATTTGGAGAGATAACGGCCTTCCGATTTTTCATGTGCAGCATTGCTCTACTACTCTCATTTCCCCACTTCACGAGACTAATGCCGGCAATCAATTTAATGAGCTGGTTGCCCCTATCGACGGCGAGCCTGTCATCAAAAAGAATGTAAATAGCGCCTTTATAGGCACCGACTTGCAGGCGCAATTGGATAAAGCCGGAATTACAACCCTGGTTATTGTGGGCTTAACTACCGATCACTGCATCTCGACAACTACCCGCATGGCCGGGAACCTGGGCTACAAAACTTTCCTGGTTACCGACGCTACCGCAACATTCAATAAAAAGGGTATCGACGGACAAAATTATTCAGCCGAACTTATTCACGAAACCGCATTGGCAAGTTTAAATAACGAGTTTGCTACGGTTGTAACAACTGACATTATAAAACAAAACATATTATGA
- a CDS encoding DUF2911 domain-containing protein, protein MIKNLLKFCLLLLSFQLAFAGTVKAQLTTLPRGGNKRASVSEGIGITNVTINYSRPGVKKREGHIWGELIPVGFTELGYGAKKPAPWRAGANENTTIEFTTDVKIEGRDLPAGRYGFFIAYDPNECVLIFSKNSTSWGNFFYDPAEDALRVNVKPVKTEKSVEYLKYEFADQTASGATVQLQWEKLMIPFKIDVDVIKTQIASFRKELRGDKALPALWQGWNQAAAFCAANKTNLEEGLMWADSATSFRFGGSTSFTPWQTKAAVLDSMGRKAEAAEIMKKALPYADQFEAYVYASGLMAAKQTKEAIAVFKMNYQKFPDNLFTNLGMACSYSAMGDYKKALEYAQKALPQAKGGNKLEVERNIRDLQNGKDIN, encoded by the coding sequence ATGATCAAAAATTTACTAAAATTCTGTTTGCTGTTACTGTCTTTTCAACTGGCTTTCGCCGGTACAGTTAAGGCACAATTGACCACGCTCCCGCGCGGAGGCAATAAAAGGGCATCCGTTAGCGAGGGCATTGGCATCACCAACGTCACGATTAATTACAGCCGCCCGGGTGTTAAAAAAAGGGAGGGCCATATTTGGGGCGAACTTATCCCGGTAGGCTTTACCGAACTTGGCTATGGCGCCAAAAAACCTGCACCCTGGCGCGCCGGGGCAAATGAGAACACGACCATTGAGTTTACAACTGACGTTAAAATAGAGGGCCGCGACCTGCCCGCAGGCAGGTACGGCTTTTTTATTGCTTACGACCCCAATGAATGTGTCCTGATCTTCTCGAAAAATTCCACCTCCTGGGGCAATTTTTTTTACGACCCTGCTGAAGATGCTTTGCGCGTAAATGTAAAGCCTGTAAAAACCGAAAAAAGTGTCGAGTATCTGAAATATGAATTTGCCGATCAGACCGCTTCAGGCGCTACCGTGCAATTACAGTGGGAAAAGCTGATGATCCCCTTTAAAATAGATGTGGATGTTATAAAAACGCAGATAGCATCCTTCAGGAAAGAGCTGCGCGGAGATAAGGCATTACCGGCGTTGTGGCAGGGATGGAATCAGGCCGCGGCATTTTGCGCGGCCAATAAAACCAACCTCGAAGAAGGTTTAATGTGGGCCGACAGCGCCACAAGTTTTCGCTTCGGTGGAAGCACAAGTTTCACACCCTGGCAAACTAAAGCTGCGGTGCTCGACAGCATGGGCCGAAAGGCAGAAGCGGCCGAGATCATGAAAAAAGCTCTCCCTTATGCCGACCAGTTTGAAGCGTACGTTTATGCCTCCGGCTTAATGGCTGCAAAACAGACGAAGGAAGCGATCGCGGTATTTAAAATGAACTATCAAAAATTCCCGGATAATCTCTTCACCAACCTGGGTATGGCCTGTAGCTATTCGGCAATGGGCGATTATAAAAAAGCACTTGAATACGCGCAAAAGGCTTTACCCCAGGCTAAAGGAGGCAATAAACTGGAGGTAGAACGAAATATAAGGGACCTGCAGAACGGCAAAGACATCAATTAA
- a CDS encoding M24 family metallopeptidase — protein sequence MNNAKQKLAAAEQKAKQLFNVVEGLGLIAPGKSEKQLAGEVVEVARNHFGIEKFWHKKIVRAGANTLHSYSGNPPDRIIQEDDIVILDFGPIFEGWEADLGRTYVIGLDPLKLKLKRDVEAAWHEAKTWYDEQSSLTGAQYFSYLNELAKKYGWEYGGEIGGHIVGHFPHEQLGPDDLGLDIHPDNHADIFQADKDGNARHWILEIQFVDRVNQIGGFFEQLLAQ from the coding sequence ATGAATAACGCAAAGCAAAAATTGGCAGCCGCCGAGCAAAAAGCAAAACAATTATTCAACGTGGTAGAGGGTTTGGGGTTAATCGCGCCTGGAAAATCAGAAAAGCAGCTGGCCGGCGAGGTTGTTGAGGTCGCACGTAACCATTTCGGGATAGAAAAATTCTGGCATAAAAAGATCGTAAGGGCAGGTGCCAATACACTGCATTCGTATAGCGGGAACCCGCCCGACCGGATAATACAGGAAGATGACATTGTGATCCTTGATTTTGGGCCGATATTCGAAGGATGGGAAGCGGACCTGGGCAGAACCTATGTTATAGGCCTGGACCCGTTAAAGCTGAAATTGAAAAGGGATGTGGAAGCAGCCTGGCACGAAGCCAAAACCTGGTACGATGAACAGAGCAGCCTTACCGGGGCGCAATACTTTAGCTATTTGAACGAACTGGCAAAAAAATACGGCTGGGAATACGGCGGAGAGATCGGCGGGCATATTGTCGGGCATTTCCCGCACGAGCAGCTTGGCCCGGACGACCTGGGTTTGGACATTCATCCTGATAACCATGCAGACATTTTCCAGGCAGATAAAGACGGGAATGCCCGGCACTGGATACTGGAGATACAATTTGTTGACAGGGTAAACCAAATCGGCGGCTTCTTTGAGCAATTACTGGCTCAATGA
- a CDS encoding glycoside hydrolase family 2 protein, which translates to MKRFSLMIMLSSLFIYQSFAQTTESYWMILKDGWQMQSVTKDASPGSAISQAKFVPKGWYKVSVPTTIIAGLLANKVYDFDPFMGMNFEKLKDPALDKPWWFRKTFVMPLSEKGKAVILKLHGINYKANVWLNGTKIADSTQTMGPFRVIELDVTKNIKAAGSNVLALEIKRPVNPQHKGGDLAIDYADWIHYPPDYNGGIVNDIEIKTFDKVGIQYPLVTTNFDLPSLATAHLTVDALVTNYSKNPQDVVVKGKINADITFEKKVHLGPNEIANVTFTPTEFTQLNIGNPKIWWPWQYGKPELNHIELSIAHGSAVSNTIAENFGIRQITSKLIDDKSREFIVNGKPIMLRGAAWSPDIFQRRSPERQEQELRLYRDMNMNIVRSEGKLEDDHFYALCDKYGLLVMTGWMCCGAWQYPENWDKAKRVVAMQSDSSVMYWLRNKPSIMVWLNGSDMPPRDTTVERDYLNIEAALKWPNPTISTANESKSKVSGFSGVKMAGPYEWVPPIYWETDTTSKFGGGTWSFATEISPGPSIPPYESLIKFIPKDSLWYNSKTWDYHCGTMTFGNTKVFNEALENRYGKPLDIKQYVAEAQAQNYEAHRAMMEGYGLHKYNTATGVVQWMGSNPWPGLIWHTYDYYLYPAGTYFGMKKSMEPLHVMYSYADNEVDVINSLLTKFSGLRAEATIYDLDGSQKYINSSVVDVDADGTAKCFKLPAADGFSDTYFLRLQLTDDKGAVRSINWYWLSKKGDVLNWKKSKWYTTPETSYTDYTSLQSLGKTGLKVSYYTDKKADSTYHAVTITNTGKTVAFQVHLRALKGQRGDDILPVIFSDNYIELAPGESRVIRVSYANKDAKGTMPYLLTTAWNLDIGSSQSDKQAGFAAN; encoded by the coding sequence ATGAAAAGGTTCAGTTTGATGATAATGTTGTCATCACTATTCATTTACCAATCATTCGCCCAAACAACCGAGAGCTACTGGATGATATTGAAAGACGGCTGGCAAATGCAGTCGGTTACTAAAGATGCAAGTCCCGGCAGCGCTATATCACAGGCTAAATTTGTGCCGAAAGGTTGGTATAAGGTGAGCGTGCCTACGACCATTATAGCAGGACTGCTTGCCAATAAGGTATATGATTTCGACCCCTTCATGGGGATGAATTTTGAAAAACTGAAGGACCCGGCGCTTGATAAACCCTGGTGGTTCCGCAAGACTTTTGTGATGCCCCTTTCTGAAAAAGGGAAGGCGGTGATATTGAAACTGCACGGTATCAATTACAAGGCCAATGTGTGGCTCAATGGTACAAAGATCGCCGATTCGACCCAAACCATGGGGCCGTTCCGTGTCATCGAACTGGATGTTACCAAAAACATCAAAGCGGCAGGCAGCAATGTGCTTGCCCTGGAGATCAAAAGGCCGGTAAACCCGCAGCACAAAGGCGGCGACCTGGCAATAGATTATGCCGACTGGATACATTACCCGCCCGACTATAACGGAGGTATTGTGAACGACATCGAAATAAAGACCTTTGATAAAGTGGGTATCCAGTATCCGCTGGTAACAACCAACTTCGACCTGCCGTCGCTAGCAACGGCGCATTTAACAGTTGATGCGTTGGTTACCAACTATTCCAAAAATCCGCAGGATGTGGTTGTAAAGGGTAAGATCAATGCTGATATCACCTTCGAGAAAAAAGTGCACCTGGGCCCGAATGAAATAGCCAATGTGACCTTTACACCAACTGAATTTACACAGCTGAACATCGGCAACCCTAAAATATGGTGGCCCTGGCAGTACGGCAAACCCGAATTAAATCATATCGAGCTTTCCATTGCACACGGCAGCGCGGTGAGCAATACGATAGCTGAGAATTTTGGGATCAGGCAGATCACGTCGAAACTGATCGATGATAAATCGCGCGAGTTTATTGTGAACGGCAAGCCTATTATGCTGCGCGGTGCGGCCTGGTCGCCTGATATTTTCCAGCGGCGGTCGCCCGAAAGACAGGAACAGGAGCTTCGTTTGTACCGCGATATGAACATGAATATCGTACGCTCGGAGGGTAAACTGGAAGACGATCATTTTTATGCGTTATGCGATAAATACGGGCTGCTGGTGATGACCGGCTGGATGTGTTGCGGTGCGTGGCAATATCCGGAGAACTGGGACAAGGCAAAGCGTGTAGTAGCCATGCAATCGGACAGCAGCGTGATGTACTGGTTACGCAATAAACCAAGTATTATGGTATGGCTTAACGGCAGCGATATGCCTCCGCGCGACACCACGGTTGAACGCGACTACCTCAATATTGAAGCTGCGCTAAAATGGCCCAATCCGACCATATCCACGGCTAACGAAAGCAAATCAAAAGTGTCGGGCTTTAGCGGGGTTAAAATGGCCGGACCTTACGAGTGGGTTCCTCCAATTTATTGGGAAACGGATACCACCAGCAAATTTGGTGGCGGTACCTGGAGTTTTGCGACTGAAATATCGCCCGGCCCTTCAATACCGCCGTATGAGAGTTTGATCAAGTTTATTCCGAAGGATTCGTTGTGGTACAACAGCAAAACATGGGACTACCATTGCGGTACCATGACTTTCGGGAACACAAAAGTGTTTAACGAGGCGTTGGAAAATCGCTACGGCAAACCGCTAGACATTAAGCAGTACGTTGCCGAGGCGCAGGCGCAAAACTACGAGGCGCACCGCGCCATGATGGAAGGCTACGGGCTGCACAAATACAATACCGCAACAGGCGTTGTGCAATGGATGGGCAGCAATCCATGGCCAGGGTTGATTTGGCACACTTATGATTATTACCTTTATCCGGCCGGAACTTATTTCGGCATGAAAAAGTCGATGGAACCCTTGCATGTCATGTATTCCTATGCCGACAATGAGGTAGATGTTATTAACTCGCTGCTGACGAAATTCAGCGGGTTAAGAGCCGAGGCGACCATTTACGATCTGGACGGCAGCCAGAAATATATCAACTCTTCAGTAGTGGATGTTGATGCCGATGGTACAGCAAAGTGCTTTAAACTACCGGCTGCCGATGGCTTTTCGGACACCTATTTCCTGCGCCTGCAACTAACGGACGACAAGGGCGCAGTCCGCAGTATTAACTGGTACTGGTTGTCGAAAAAAGGCGATGTGCTGAACTGGAAAAAATCCAAATGGTACACTACGCCCGAAACTTCCTACACTGACTATACAAGCCTGCAGTCCCTTGGTAAAACCGGCCTGAAAGTATCCTATTACACCGATAAAAAGGCCGATAGCACTTATCATGCGGTAACCATCACCAACACGGGTAAAACGGTTGCTTTCCAGGTGCATTTAAGGGCTTTAAAAGGACAGCGCGGAGATGATATTTTGCCGGTGATCTTCAGCGATAATTATATCGAACTGGCGCCGGGCGAAAGCAGGGTCATCCGCGTAAGCTATGCTAATAAGGATGCTAAAGGAACCATGCCCTACTTATTGACTACGGCATGGAACCTTGACATAGGTTCGAGCCAGTCGGATAAGCAGGCCGGGTTTGCCGCTAATTAA
- a CDS encoding ROK family protein gives MSTKVIGVDLGATNVRGAVVTGDKLSAIISARIHSEGSVDDVLNDIYQVVDQLMADDIAAIGIGVPSVVDVEQGIVYDVLYIPSWVEVPLKKHMEARYHVPVFVNNDANCFAVGEYHLGKGGGVDSMIGLTLGTGLGAGVIINKKLFAGYNCGAGEFGLLDYKDNILEYYASGSFFQNVYGLDGTQVFADAQKGDKRALELYAELGTHIGHAVKMVIYALDPQLIILGGSVRLAFDYFQKTMWDEIRTCVYTKSAERIRVEASELQNSGILGAAALYYDAQ, from the coding sequence ATGAGTACTAAAGTTATTGGGGTCGACCTGGGAGCAACAAACGTTCGTGGCGCGGTGGTAACCGGCGACAAATTATCAGCTATTATTTCGGCCCGGATACATAGCGAAGGCTCGGTTGATGATGTGCTGAATGATATTTACCAGGTGGTTGACCAACTGATGGCGGATGATATTGCGGCTATTGGCATTGGCGTGCCCAGCGTGGTTGACGTTGAACAGGGCATTGTTTACGATGTATTGTACATCCCGTCGTGGGTTGAGGTGCCTTTGAAAAAGCACATGGAGGCCCGTTATCATGTACCGGTTTTTGTAAATAACGATGCCAACTGTTTTGCCGTGGGCGAATACCATTTAGGCAAAGGCGGCGGGGTGGATTCCATGATCGGGCTGACGCTTGGCACGGGCCTGGGCGCAGGGGTTATTATCAATAAAAAACTGTTTGCCGGTTACAATTGCGGCGCGGGGGAGTTTGGGTTGCTGGATTACAAGGATAACATTCTTGAATATTATGCCAGCGGCTCTTTTTTTCAGAATGTATATGGGTTAGACGGGACACAAGTGTTTGCCGATGCCCAAAAAGGCGATAAGCGTGCCCTGGAACTGTACGCTGAACTGGGCACGCATATCGGTCATGCTGTAAAAATGGTGATCTATGCGCTCGACCCGCAGCTGATCATACTGGGCGGATCGGTGCGGCTGGCCTTCGATTATTTTCAAAAGACGATGTGGGACGAGATCAGGACGTGCGTTTATACTAAATCGGCAGAACGGATACGTGTGGAAGCATCGGAACTACAAAACAGCGGCATATTAGGCGCGGCGGCATTGTATTACGATGCGCAATAA
- a CDS encoding MFS transporter has translation MKSKPNYYIVALILLTFFVISFMTNVIGPLSPEFIKDFKLSDLLAGVLPFAFFIAYGVMSIPTSMLVQKYNEKKIMVAAFIVAFVGSLLLAAQPNYLTTILSLFLIGCGMAMLQVVINPLLRVAGGAENYAFTSVLAQLIFGGASFISPLVYSYMVLNLQHKSGGIVSVLQPMVPAGMPWISLYWLFTIISLLMFVIILVSRFPKVELQSDEKAGPWKTHVDLFKKPVVIAYFIALFCYVGTEQGVSYWMSEFLHRYHQIDPQTKGADAVAYFWGLMMIGGILGLILLKLIDSRKLLVLFTIPAIILLSFALFGSAKISLYAFPAIGFFMSVMYPIIFSLALSSVDKDHGSFAGILVTGIIGGAVVQILIGGLGNLVGLRAGMMFLYITFGYMLSIGFWAKPLITNQTVFDKKDKA, from the coding sequence ATGAAGAGCAAACCCAATTACTATATCGTAGCATTGATCCTGCTTACGTTTTTTGTGATATCGTTCATGACCAACGTGATCGGGCCGCTCTCGCCTGAATTCATAAAGGACTTCAAATTAAGCGATCTGCTGGCCGGGGTATTGCCATTTGCTTTTTTCATTGCATACGGCGTTATGTCTATCCCGACGAGCATGCTGGTGCAAAAATATAACGAGAAGAAAATAATGGTTGCGGCATTTATCGTCGCGTTCGTAGGTTCATTGCTTCTGGCGGCCCAGCCCAATTACCTGACAACGATATTATCCCTTTTTCTTATAGGCTGCGGTATGGCCATGCTGCAGGTAGTTATTAACCCTTTATTACGTGTTGCAGGAGGAGCGGAAAATTATGCTTTCACCTCTGTACTGGCGCAATTGATATTTGGGGGGGCGTCTTTTATTAGTCCGCTGGTTTACTCTTATATGGTGCTGAACCTGCAGCACAAAAGCGGGGGCATTGTATCGGTGTTGCAGCCGATGGTGCCTGCCGGTATGCCATGGATATCACTGTATTGGTTGTTCACTATTATCAGCCTGTTGATGTTCGTGATCATACTGGTCTCGAGGTTTCCCAAGGTTGAATTGCAAAGCGATGAAAAGGCCGGCCCATGGAAAACCCATGTCGACCTGTTCAAAAAGCCGGTGGTTATCGCTTATTTCATCGCTTTGTTCTGTTATGTTGGTACCGAACAGGGGGTATCGTACTGGATGTCGGAGTTTCTGCACCGCTACCACCAGATCGACCCGCAAACCAAAGGCGCGGACGCAGTGGCTTATTTTTGGGGCCTGATGATGATTGGCGGTATTTTAGGCCTCATTCTGCTCAAACTCATCGATAGCCGTAAACTGTTGGTCCTGTTTACCATACCGGCAATCATTTTGCTTTCGTTTGCCTTATTCGGAAGCGCTAAAATTTCATTATATGCCTTTCCTGCTATCGGTTTTTTCATGTCGGTAATGTACCCTATCATATTTTCGCTGGCGCTTAGTTCGGTTGATAAAGATCACGGGTCTTTCGCGGGGATACTGGTTACCGGTATCATCGGTGGTGCTGTAGTGCAGATATTGATAGGCGGGCTGGGCAACCTGGTGGGTTTGCGGGCAGGCATGATGTTCCTGTATATAACTTTTGGCTATATGCTGAGCATCGGTTTCTGGGCCAAACCACTGATCACTAATCAAACGGTGTTTGATAAAAAGGATAAAGCATAA
- a CDS encoding DUF2157 domain-containing protein: MPEIYEELHAAGLLSDESFAKVSADREKPLFSVHWELKSVLYLGVLLLTGGLGLLIYENIDTIGHQFVLMLIALICTGCFAYCFKTKLPFSAGQVKSPNTAFDYILLLACTSFLIFVGYLQFEYKVFGLNYGLATLIPMLVLFFTAYYFDHLGILNIAIANLAVWMGVSVTPKQLLLNSDFDSETIIFTYLMLGMLLVAAAYATQYFNFKKHFKFSYLHYGVHVGFIIMLAGYFHYYQSAISFAWMLGLFCFAFFIYQDAFKHRSFYFILLTVLYSYIAVSSLVVRVLIQTADLGAMSLLSLYFIGSGIGLIFLLINLNRKIKTA; the protein is encoded by the coding sequence ATGCCTGAAATTTATGAAGAGTTACATGCTGCGGGGTTGCTGAGCGATGAATCGTTCGCCAAAGTAAGTGCTGACAGGGAAAAGCCGCTGTTTTCCGTGCATTGGGAACTGAAGTCCGTCCTCTACCTGGGTGTGTTACTGCTCACCGGTGGTCTTGGGTTGCTGATCTACGAAAACATTGATACCATCGGGCACCAGTTTGTGCTGATGCTGATAGCACTCATCTGTACGGGATGTTTTGCTTACTGCTTTAAAACCAAACTGCCTTTCAGTGCCGGGCAGGTGAAATCGCCTAATACCGCATTTGATTACATATTGCTGCTGGCCTGCACCAGTTTCCTAATCTTTGTAGGATACCTGCAATTTGAATATAAAGTATTCGGGCTGAATTACGGGCTGGCAACTTTGATACCCATGTTGGTGCTGTTCTTTACCGCTTATTATTTTGACCATTTGGGTATACTTAACATTGCCATTGCCAACCTTGCTGTATGGATGGGTGTATCGGTAACACCAAAACAACTGCTTCTTAACAGCGATTTTGACAGCGAAACTATCATTTTCACCTACCTTATGCTGGGGATGCTATTGGTTGCTGCCGCATATGCCACGCAATATTTCAATTTCAAAAAGCATTTTAAATTCAGCTATCTGCATTATGGGGTGCACGTTGGTTTCATTATCATGCTGGCTGGTTATTTCCATTATTACCAGTCGGCTATTTCGTTCGCGTGGATGCTGGGCCTGTTTTGCTTTGCATTTTTTATCTATCAGGACGCGTTTAAACACAGATCGTTTTACTTTATTCTGCTGACCGTGCTCTATAGTTATATCGCCGTAAGCAGCCTTGTAGTTCGTGTACTTATACAAACAGCCGACCTGGGTGCTATGTCGCTTTTGTCGCTATATTTTATCGGCTCGGGCATCGGCCTGATATTCCTGCTTATAAATCTCAACAGAAAAATCAAAACAGCATGA